The sequence below is a genomic window from Microcoleus sp. FACHB-672.
TGCTGTTTTTCCTAGTTTGGGAACTGGAATTGGTGCCGGTTTACCTAATTCTGGCGATTTGGGGCGGCAAGAAGCGGCAATATGCGGCGACGAAGTTTATTCTCTACACGGCGGGGGGTTCGCTGTTTATCCTGTTGGCAGCCTTAACGATGGCGTTCTACGGAGATACCGTAACGTTTGATATGCGGGCGATTGCCAACAAGGATTACGCCATGAACCTGCAACTGTGGCTTTATGGGGGCTTCTTAATCGCCTACGGGGTAAAGCTGCCAATTTTTCCGCTGCACACTTGGCTGCCTGACGCCCACGGAGAGGCGACGGCACCGGCACATATGTTGCTTGCCGGCATTCTGTTGAAAATGGGCGGTTATGCGCTGTTTCGTATGAATGCCGGGATGCTTCCAGATGCTCATGCGGTGTTTGCGCCGGTGTTGGTGATTCTGGGGGTTGTCAATATTATCTATGCCGCCCTGACTTCCTTTGCCCAACGAAACCTAAAACGCAAGATTGCTTACTCTTCGATTTCCCACATGGGATTTGTTCTCATCGGGCTAGGTTCTTTCACCGACCTGGGAACGAGTGGGGCAATGCTACAAATGGTTTCCCACGGGCTAATTGGGGCGAGTCTGTTCTTTATGGTGGGAGCCACTTATGACCGAACGCACACCCTGATGCTAGATGAAATGGGGGGCGTTGGGCAGAAGATGCGGAAGGTTTTCGCCATGTGGACGGCTTGTTCTCTGGCGTCTTTAGCGCTGCCAGGGATGAGTGGTTTTGTAGCGGAGTTGATGGTATTTGTCGGCTTTGCAACGAGTGATGCCTATAGCTCAACGTTTAAGGTGATCGTGGTATTTTTGGCAGCAGTTGGGGTGATTCTAACTCCTATTTACTTGCTGTCGATGCTGCGTGAGATTTTCTACGGTCCAGAAAATAAAGAACTCGTCAGTCACGAGGTTCTGGTGGATGCGGAACCGCGAGAAGTGTTTATCATTGCTTCTCTGTTGGTGCCGATTATTGGGATTGGTTTATATCCCAAGATTCTGACTCAGGTTTATGATGCGACGATCGTACAGCTAACGGCGCGACTGCGAGATTCGGTGCCGACGCTGGCGCAGAAGCCGCATTCTAAGCCGGTGGCCCTGCAACCGGCACCATTAGCGGATCTGCCGGTGCTTGTTGCGCCGGTGATTGGCGGACGTTAGAATTTCACCCAATATATTGTGTTTGTTTGCCGGCTTCTCAGTTATTCTGAGGAGCTTTTTTTATTTGATTTGTTCCCTCTATTCTCAAAGCTTAGGCGGGTTGAGTATTTTGAAGATCGGCACGTTTTTATAGAAAGAAATTCTCATCCCAAAAAAGTTGGATGTTTTAAAGACTCGCAAGTTTTTATAGCAAAAAATTTTTAGCCTGAAAAAATAGACAATCCGCGATGGGCAAGGGGCGATATCATAGCCAACAACCTATTGCCTAGAACGGTGCATTGTTTATGTCCTTATACTTTCAACTTAAACGATGGTTAGTCGGCGATCCTTTACCGACGAGTGCTTCTGAGGAAGAACGCTTGAGTAACGCTGCCGGCTTGGCGGTGCTTGCCTCGGATGCGCTTTCCTCTGTGGCTTATGCGACTGAGGAGATTCTTTTGGTGCTGATAGCAGCCGGCAGCGCAGCGCTGACTTGGTCTTTGCCCATTGCCGGTGCGATTGTCGTGCTGCTTGTAGTGGTGGTGCTGTCCTACCAGCAAACGATTCGCGCCTATCCCAAGGGCGGTGGTTCTTATATCGTGGCGCGGGAAAATTTGGGACTGGTGCCAGGGTTGGTAGCCGCCGGCTCACTGATGATTGATTATATCTTGACGGTAACGGTCAGTATTTCTGCCGGCACGGCGGCCCTCACCTCAGCGGTTCCAACTCTCAAACCTTACACAGAATTATTGTGTCTGATTTTCATTTTCTTACTAATGGTCGCTAATCTACGAGGTGTCAGGGCATCAGGCCAATTATTTGTAATTCCCACTTACACCTTTGTCGTCTCTATTGGATTACTAATTCTTTTAGGTTTGTTTAACCAATTTACAGGTCGAATTACGAATACCGAGTCAGTGATTCAAGCAACAGAAGGCATTAGTTTATTTTTAGTTTTGCGAGCATTTTCAGCCGGCTGTGCGGCACTCACCGGCGTAGAGGCGATCTCCGATGGCATCTTAGCTTTTAAACCCCCTGAATGGAAAAATGCCCGCATTACCTTGGGCTACATGGGCGTGCTCTTGGCCTTCATGTTTATAGGCATTACTTATCTTGCCCACGCTTATCATATTGTTCCCCACGAGGGAGAAACAGCGGTTTCGCTATTGAGTCGCGAGATTTTGGGCCGTGGGCCGCTATATTACTTCTTGCAAACTACAACGCTGCTGATTTTACTATTAGCAGCAAATACTAGCTTCGCAGATTTTCCCAGGCTGTGTTATTTCCTAGCCCGCGATGGATTTTTGCCACGGCAGTTAGCGCTCTTAGGCGATCGCTTGGTGTACTCTAATGGCATCATTTTACTGAGTGTTTGTGCCGGCATTTTAGTTCTGATTTTCAGAGGAAATACTAGCGCAATCATTCCCCTTTATGCAGTTGGCGTGTTCACGTCTTTTACCCTCTCACAAGCCGGCATGGTTGTTCATTGGTTTAAAGAGCGGTCTGCCGGTTGGCAAGCCAGTGCCGTGATGAACAGTTTAGGCGCTTTAACAACGGCAGTTGTTCTCGGGGTGATTGTACTCACAAAGTTCCTTTTAGGCGCTTGGGTTGTGGTGGTGGCAATTCCAATCGTTATGGGCTTATTTTTAGCAATTCGGCGTCACTATGGATACGTGGCAAGGCGTCTGCGGTCGCGTCAGTTGCGGCCTATTCCTAACCCTAGACCGAAAGGTGCTGTTGCTTTTAATCCAGCGATTGTGTTAGTAGGAAATGTACATCGAGGATCATTAGAAGCGCTGGAATATGCCTGTAGCATTGCTGATGATATTGTGGCGATTCATGTCGATGTTGGCACGACACAGCGAGAGGAACTGTTGGAAGACTGGAAACTCCTACAAACTAATATTCAACTAATCATTTTGGATTCGCCTTACCGCAGTGCAATTTCGCCGATTGTCGAATTTGTTCGTGAATTTGAAGATCGCCATCCAGACGTTTTTTCTACAGTGATTCTTCCTACATTTGTCCCTCGTAATTGGTGGGAGGAGCTTTTGCACAATCAAACAGCTTTTTTCTTAAGAGCAGCTTTGCGCGCTAACCGCAGCGGTGTAATTGTCTCTACTGTGCGATTTTATCTGTAATGAGCTGACAAATCCAGGCTGGTTCAGGTTTGCCTGGATTTTGCCGGCAAGAGGATGGGGATAAGCCGATGATGAAATCACAAATTTCCTGCCCAAGTAGAAGTTTGGGTTTAAAAACCATTAGCAGATCTGCCGGTGGTTGTTGTGCCGGTGATTGGCGGAAGTTAGAATTTCACCCCATATATTGTTTTTGTTTGCCGGCTTCTCAGTTATTCTGAGGAGCTTTTTT
It includes:
- a CDS encoding NAD(P)H-quinone oxidoreductase subunit 4 yields the protein MNLADFPWLTFIILFPITAALLIPVIPDKDGKTVRWYALIVGLIDLAVTVYAFYSQYDLSNPELQLVESYAWVPQLDLNWSVGADGLSMPLILLTAFITTLAILAAWPVTLKPKLFYFLMLAMYGGQIAVFAVQDMLLFFLVWELELVPVYLILAIWGGKKRQYAATKFILYTAGGSLFILLAALTMAFYGDTVTFDMRAIANKDYAMNLQLWLYGGFLIAYGVKLPIFPLHTWLPDAHGEATAPAHMLLAGILLKMGGYALFRMNAGMLPDAHAVFAPVLVILGVVNIIYAALTSFAQRNLKRKIAYSSISHMGFVLIGLGSFTDLGTSGAMLQMVSHGLIGASLFFMVGATYDRTHTLMLDEMGGVGQKMRKVFAMWTACSLASLALPGMSGFVAELMVFVGFATSDAYSSTFKVIVVFLAAVGVILTPIYLLSMLREIFYGPENKELVSHEVLVDAEPREVFIIASLLVPIIGIGLYPKILTQVYDATIVQLTARLRDSVPTLAQKPHSKPVALQPAPLADLPVLVAPVIGGR
- a CDS encoding APC family permease, producing the protein MSLYFQLKRWLVGDPLPTSASEEERLSNAAGLAVLASDALSSVAYATEEILLVLIAAGSAALTWSLPIAGAIVVLLVVVVLSYQQTIRAYPKGGGSYIVARENLGLVPGLVAAGSLMIDYILTVTVSISAGTAALTSAVPTLKPYTELLCLIFIFLLMVANLRGVRASGQLFVIPTYTFVVSIGLLILLGLFNQFTGRITNTESVIQATEGISLFLVLRAFSAGCAALTGVEAISDGILAFKPPEWKNARITLGYMGVLLAFMFIGITYLAHAYHIVPHEGETAVSLLSREILGRGPLYYFLQTTTLLILLLAANTSFADFPRLCYFLARDGFLPRQLALLGDRLVYSNGIILLSVCAGILVLIFRGNTSAIIPLYAVGVFTSFTLSQAGMVVHWFKERSAGWQASAVMNSLGALTTAVVLGVIVLTKFLLGAWVVVVAIPIVMGLFLAIRRHYGYVARRLRSRQLRPIPNPRPKGAVAFNPAIVLVGNVHRGSLEALEYACSIADDIVAIHVDVGTTQREELLEDWKLLQTNIQLIILDSPYRSAISPIVEFVREFEDRHPDVFSTVILPTFVPRNWWEELLHNQTAFFLRAALRANRSGVIVSTVRFYL